The nucleotide window CtgggggcagtgctgggcttcTCCTGAGGGGCACAGGACAGCCCTGAACCAAACCCTGTGCCAGGCCAGTGTAAGCAACAAGATCCCCCAGAGCCACGGGGTGAAGGAGGGGCTTTAGGTTCTCCTTGCCCCACTCTAGTGGGGACAGCACCATGCCCAGTTGCAGGGAGTCTGCCCTAAACACGGGATTCACCCTTTCCCAAAGGGATTCACAGCCCCCCACAGTACCTTGGTGTTGATAAGGACCTTCCAGAGCAGGGACTCGATGTAGTAATTAGTTCCTCCCACAACAATGGGGATCTTGTCCCGGGCAAAGATATCTTCAATGTGCCAGAGTCAAGGAGTGTATGCAGAGGTGCAGAGCAGGGggggagggctgtggggagcagcagcctggggctcAGATCCCactctcccagccccagggaacCAGTGAGGCTGCAGGACAGGGTTAGAGGTGTCCCTCATCTCTCATTATCCTCTGTCACCTCTGCCAGCCACCATCAAAACTCAGGAAAACTCCCAAGACTGCAGGGAGGGCAAAAGCCAGCAGAGAccttccctgggctgtcccGAGCATTAGCTGGGTAAAAGAAGCCCCAATCCCCTCTCACCAGCAGAATCCTCTGAAAAACCAGAGTTAGCTGGGATGTGGAGAGCCCAAACATTGCTCCCTCTGGCCAGGGAGGGGGGAAGCCCATTGCTGCTCAGCCAGGCAGGCTGCAGCACGAAAGGATATCAGAGGCACGGCTTTGTCCCTGAAATCCACCACGGTGTAGTTGGAAACAAGGGGATCCACAAAGCTGATCATGTGGTGTCTGCAGAGACGCTGCTCCTGCGGGGAAACCTTGTTGGTGATGATGTCCAAGCCCTTGTAcacctggggaagagaagagcCCATCCTTCACCTCTGTGCACTCACCACTGCTGCTTCCCCCACAGGCAGCCTGGCCCAGccacccctcccagcccctgctggtttctggagcaggcaggggcacagcagggGCACGTGCCACGttcaggcagggcagcaggaacCCAGCCAACACCTGCTCCTGCCAAGGCCAGGCCGCCTCTCTCTGGTGTTTGTTCCTGCCCACAGGAGATGAACCGTTGAGTCCAACCGCTCGTGACTGCTTTCCTGGTTTGATAGAACCCTGTAATTAGGGGTGGGAGGGCTGATTGAGCGATcagagagcagaggcagagcctgggcagtgtcaccagcccagcacagagctcccaAATGAGGGCCTCCAAGCTGCTACCTCCTCAAAGCTCAGGTGTGCTGTTCTCCAAACGTTTCCAGCACAGCGCGGAGCCTCGTGTGGGAACAAGGATCgctgcttcctgcagcacccagagaTGTCTGTGGATGCAACTCACAACTCCATGGAGCCTCCTGAACACACACAAACAGTCTCAGCTCATGCACAGCTGACGCACTGCCTGCTCTCATGGATTCAGCCATGCCAGGGGAATGAGGCACTGTCCTGGCCAAGGTACCAGGAGCCACTGCTGAGCACAATCAGCAGCATCTCACATGCCTTCATTCTCAAGTTTGGGATACACAGCCTGGGAGAGCGCTGCTGAGAGATGCTGGCcctcagctgagagcagagcagggagaaaagccacccaaaccaaaccctcaGTAGCATTCCTGGGAAAGAGCCAAGGCAACCTGGATCCCAGCAGAGGCCCCAAATCCACCCTCCAGGCTGTGTGAAGCaccagccacagcccagcccgCAGATCCAGGCGCtgcaagggctggagctgcctcagCCTGGTGTTCCATCAGCAGAGCCCTTCCCAATGAGAGCAGATTCCAgccaggagaagagaggagagctcctcatcctgctccccaccacaggCAAACACAATCCTCCTCAGCTGGCAGCTCACAGTGGGGCACATAAAGCCTCTCTGTCCAGCTTTGTGGCAAAAGAGGTGCTTTGGAAGGATGTGTTTAGTTCTCAGAGCCTTCCTGCTTAAGAGAAGTCTCCCAGCATGGGATAAACCAGAATGATGGGAAAAAGGACTGGAAATGGCTGTACTCATTTCCTCCTCCATTCCCTCCCCCAGAAACCACCTCAGCCAGGCTTCAAGAAATGAATTTCCCCTTAATCCCCTCCGAGGAGCTGCCAAGCCTCCGGCTGCAGCATGGCCTCCACCCACTGCTCCCCTGGTCCCAGACAGAAGGACAAGGTGACACAGAGGTGACCCACGGGCATCAGGCACCGAGAGGCAGCAAGGGACGGTGAGGTTAGTGGAGCAGGGAAGCCCgagccctgcctggagcagtCATGcaagcagccagagctgccggGGAGGCTGAACCAGCTCCGCTCCCATCTTGCTTCACTCTGGCACTTGGAGCTGGCAGGGCCAGGCCTGGCTCCGGCTCCCATCCCAAAAGGCTGGCCCGGGgggcaggaagaggagaggagagggagggcaACCAAAGCCTGCAGAAAGCCAGCTGCCCCAGGGGATGGTGAGCAGGCAGGACAGGcccacaggcagctctgccaaggTGCCCCGTGGCTGTGGGCAGCCTATTGATCCCTGGGCTCGGCAGCTCCGTCCAACACGGGGCTCCAGTCGCACCGAAAGCCTTTGAATTCAGTGAGCTTTGGCTCTGTGCCTGCTCTCCCCATTTCCaaccctccagctcctccaaTTCCCACTGCCTGCCTGAAATCACAGCGAGCACAGAGGGCTGAGGGGCGGCTCAGAgtcagccagcagctcccagtgccctgcacgggcACAGCCAGGATACACAGCTCAGGCTGCTATCCCCAGGTTCTCCCGGAGATTAAACACCGGGAGCCTCCCGGAATATCTAGCAACAAGGGCAGGAATGCAGTGTCAGTGTGTGGGCTGGGAGGAAACAAAGGCAGCCTTTTACACACAGGCAGCAAAGCCCGGAGAAGGTTTCCACCAGCTGGCTGTCGGCAGGGCCTCGCACCGAGACGTCCTCCTGACACTCATTTCTATTTTCAGCCAGCGGCTCAGATAAGCCTTTGTTGCTTTCTAAGGCCCCAAAACAGATTAGcggcagcctggagcagccggGCACCGAGACAGGGAGCACAAGCCAGCACTAAAGATGCTTAGCCTTGACGGCGTCCTCCCACCTCTGCGCTGAGCCCCCGCGCTGGGCTGGAAGGTCGGCGCTGCCCCTTTGGAAaaggtggggaaactgaggcaagaCACACAAACACCCACGATGCTCAGGATCTGCAGCCCAGGAAGGGCAGGCTCTCCCAAATCTTTGCTCTGCCACCAGTTCTATACGTGATCCCAAACTTTGTCACTGTCGGGGGGAAAGCACCGTCCTCGCCCTGAGTGCAAGGAGTGTAGAAGGCGACATGACAGACCCCAGACACATCCAAGCCAACTACGGCCAGGAAAACATCAGGATTTCACAGGGGCCAAGGGATGtcccagctggagagggacatgGAGGACCCAAACCAAGCGAGGGTGCAAGGAGAGCACGACTGACTCCCTGCCTTGATCCCTGCCCTGACAACGACGTCAGCAAAGGCTCTGGAGATGTCCTGACTCCACACACTGACTGACAAATGTGTGCTACAGCAACTGCATCACCACTCCCAAGGGAGAAACCCAGAAGGGACAGTGGGATCGTGAGTGGATGGAGCCCTCATCAAGCTGGCACAGGGATCACGGCATGTTCACTGCCAGGAATGAAGAAACAGGACTGGCTTCACCCTGCCTGGCTCTCCAAGGGATTCCTTACTCCTCAACAAAACTCACTGGAATGACAAACACCAacagaaaggacaaaaagaaagattaagaGGCCAGCAGATTAACCAGAGCTCCTGAGCTGCAAGCAGGCAGCAGCTAAGTCTGTAATTTGAGCACAGCGACTCAGAGCCGTGACGAAAACACCCTGGAGATGGATAGAGGGATGCCTGTGTGTGGGAACAGGTGGGCTCAGggctccccagccccttccccagcctggctcccgctccagcagctgcccaaaACACTGCCAGCATTTGTcagagctgctcagagcccagCGATGAATGCACAGAGGGGGCTGAGGGCGACACGGTCGCTGGCAGCTGTCAGTCCCGAACGAGCAATGGGATTTCCAAACGCCAGCAAGCGTCCCGCAAGGACAGCAGAGCCGGCTCTGCGTGGCAGGGCGACACGCCACGGGGAGACACAGCATGCCATGGCAACAAAGCCAGCGAGAAAGCAGCCCCGGctggggggcaccggggggtcAGCGGAGCGTGGTGGGGGCCGTGCCGGGGGCTGCCGGGCTGCCCCGCCTCGCCGGCACGCTGCATTACGGGATAAAGCAGCCGAGCTGCTCGGCGCTGGCTCCACAGTCACGCTAGAATGAGATTAAAAGGAAAGCAGGACAAGAGCCACTCGAGGCCGGATGCCATTGGGCGCCTGCAGCGGGGTCCTCCCCGCGCCCGCATTCCCATGGTGGGGCCTGGGACAAGCGGAGCACGAAACGCACGCTCTGAAACATCCGCCAGTGGGGATTCACGGCGTGCCAGGAGGCTACAAAAGCGCCTGCAGGGCTCGGGGTGCCGCAGGAGCCTCGTGGCCACAGCAGCATTCaagccagcagctgcttccccGGTGTTAAAGATGGGCAAAGCTCCCGCGCTTCACGTTTTGCCCTCTCAGGATTTCAGTTCAGCTCAGACCTCGAACACTCCTTCCCCAAGGGAAACATCCCATAAATTTACCTTCTGATTGCTCGCCCCAAATTCAGCAGACTGAGTCTTTAAATTTAGCTCACTGGGAGACAAACAGTGACCAGCAAGAGCAGGAAACAGGGAAGTGAGCACAGGACAGCAGGAATTGATCTCTGAGCAGCACAAAGGGTGTTGCTGGCAGAAAACACCTTTTTacacagaataataaaaatatttaacattaaaCTTCACGGAAAGTTCAGGTGCTACAGGAAGGGAACAGTGAAAGTGTGGATcagtaaggaaaatattttgctaaacaacaacaaaattgtTATTGTTGTGGTGGCTGCAATGTCCATCCTGTGACAAAGCTCTTGTAGCTGAACAAAATTAAGATCCAAAAAATGAGTTTTGCCTCCTCAGCGTTGACTTATCCCAACCATACAACCAATATATTCCACACTGCTGCTTGCAGTGAGAGATGAGACCACAGACACTGTCACTGGCAAgtagaaaatacaatttttaatgcTCTTCCCCAAACCTCTTGGTGTCCCTTTGCTGATACCAAAGGATCCCACCCTGGATGTCGCCCACCACCAAgtagctccagctgctgcctccctttACTCAACCCTTTACACCTCGGTGTAGCTTCCGGTGGGTTAAAATTAAAACACCTTTGCTCTGGTTTCATTCCAAAAGGTGAATTTATTGGGGACGGGGGCGGGGGGCTTAAACAAACACTTGGAACAAACTCTGCAGTTTTGGTTGTGGCGCCGTGTTCACAGCCCACAGGGCACCATGCCCCAAGAGCAGGAGGGAGGCCACAGAGACACTGCTCACACGAGCCAAACAAATGCCCACCGGGATAGGCACCGGGACTGGGCACAGGACAAGGGcaccgggacagggacaccgggacagggacaccgGGAGCGCTTTTAGCGGGCAGGATCCATCCCCTGGGCTCTCCCCTACAGGCACCCGCACACGGGGCCCGGGAGAACCGGAGGCAACCGGCCCGGAGCCTCCGGGGCTGAGCTTCTCCAGGACCCGACTGGGCCCTGTGGCCCTCCAGGCCCAGCCCGGACTTTCCCCGGTGCAGCCCAGGCCGCCCCCGGTGCAGCCCAGGAGGCCCCGGTACAGGCCGGACCTTTTCCGGTACACGTCAGACCACTCCCGGTGCAGCCCAGGCCGCCCCCGGTGCAGGCCGAGCCGCCTCCCAAcaccccggcccagccccaggcCCCGCCGGGGCTCCGGGCGCGGCTCCTCCCCGGCCCAGGCCCGGCCGCGGCCTCCCCGCTGCCCGGCGCCGGCCGTACCTGCATGGAGTCGGCGCTGACGATCTCCCCGCCGAGGCGCAGCCCGAGCTGCAGCGCCAGCGCCGATTTCCCGGTGCCGGTGGCGCCCAGGATCACCACGAGCggccgcggcggccgcggggcccggcccaggcACAGCGAGGCCGCAGCCGCCATGGCCCGGCCGGGGACGGGCGGGCGGGacgggggcgggccggggccggggccgcccgcgGGGAGGACGGGGCCGGGCCCCGAGCACCGTGTGCTCCTGCCCGCCGGGGCTCCGCTCCCCAGCCCGGGCCCGCTCCGTGCTCCTGGGTccctctcccagtgccctcGTTCCCCCGAGCCAGCCCGGTCCCCTCCCCGTGTCCCGGGTGCCCAAATGCATCCCCATTCCCCCGGCCCCTTTTCGGGTCCCCCGTTACCGCCCAAGCCCCTCCCGCCGTTGTCCACACGTGGGGCTCTGCCCCGCGGCCGCTTTTTTTGGGAAGGATGCAGTTGCCGTAGCAACGGGGCAAAGCGATGAGGAGCGGGGCTGTTGCCATAGCAACGGGGCAGAGTTGGATGATGCGAGGGGGCTGCTGCCGTAGCAACGGAGGGGAGCGTGTTGCCGTGGCGACCGCAGCCTCCACCGGGGCTCGTCCTCCCCATCGCCACGGCAACAGGAGGAGATGGGGAGCGGGCCGCTGTCTCCGTGGCAacagaggggagggaaaaggggaggccgTTGCCATGGCACCTCCGCGGTGCTGCTCTCCCTGGCAACACACATCCCTCGCCATGGCAACAGGGAGACAGAGGCTGCGGGCCAGGGGCGTGTGGGCAGCCGGCCCCCCTCGGCAGGGAAGGGATTATCGCCGCCTCGGGAAACTGTCCTAAAAATTTGCCAGCCCAGGCGTGAAGGCGGCATCGCGCCCACGACACCCCCGGGCCGGCGCAGGGACGGGAAGGAAGATGTGGTGGGCAAGCAGAAGTGGTTTCGGGGGTACAGCAAAGGGCAGGGTGTTAGCAGGGCaatgtgcattaaaaaataactaaTTCAGGCCCTGGAAATGCCGACTTGCGATGATTGCAGCTGACACTCACAAATTGCAGCGCTGAACAAGCGAGTAGGAAAGCCCTGTGTGCTTATTTTGTTCACTTCATAGCACTGTCAGTCTCCTTCCCTCATGCTGACCGTGACAATATGAGAGGAGACACGTGCTCCAGTAACCAGGGAAGTTTCAGGTGGGTACATATGGATGCAGGCTTTAGGCAGGAGAACTCAAAGGTATTTGCAAACTGCAACCCAGTTCTTCAGTTTGATTTGGGACCAGCTACATCTCCCCCAGGTGACGGTCTCAGCTCAGTCCGTGCACCTGCTCGTCACTTCCAAGGAAgataattaacattttaaacttCCTATGTGCCTtcagcatgaaaagaaaaaacccaactcacTAAAAACCTCAGGAGGGTCACCTTGAGCTGACAAAAGACACCAGGCTTTGAGTGTGAGTGCCACAAAAACACAGCGAAAATAAACCGTTTGAGGGGCTGGTACATCTGGGCTTTGTTTCCTGCGCATGGGCGAGGTGTCAGATTTAGGTCACCCCGCTCCCTGGTTAAGCTGTGGGTCACGGGAGCACCTTTTAATGCAGCTCTGAAAGGCTGTGACACCATGTGATGCAACACACAGAGTGTGAAACGCTGCTGGAAGCGAAGGGGATGGGTGTTTAAGGGCTGCTGTGTGGCATCGTTGCTGTTTAAGGCTGGTTTCCCCCGGGTGATCGAggttccagcagcagctcctcgcTCCTGGCTCCTCAGCAGTAACATAATCCCACGTCCCTCCTGCACTGAGAGTGAGACTTTTGCTGCCAGGACAAAGGAAACCCAAAGGCATCGGGtttgggggcagcagggagaacacacatatatataatttcATCCACTTGGCAGGTCTGGGAGATGGAGTTCTCCGATGCCCCTGGAAGCGAGTGGATTGCATTCCCCCCTCCCTATAGGGTTACTGCCAGACACAGCCCCGGCCCCTGACCTGTGGGGCAGCGATCACCCCACACCCCCTGCCCCAAACCCCGTTAGGGGGGTTTATAGTTACATCAAAGCCTTTTCCGAGCCCAACCTGGGCTCTCTGCCCTTCCTTGCCAATAAAACCacttaaaaggaagaaaaataatccaggTGATTCATTTCCCCGGCCCCACCACCACAACCACTTCTTCTTCGATCGCTGGGAGAAAACCAGGACAAAGAGCTCAGTCTTGGTGCATCTGAGCCCTGGTGTAAAATAGATTGATTTCTATTCAAGCCCAGGATACCCCAAAACCCATGAGCCAGAGCAGCCCCCCAAGGAGCACCAAGCTGAAGCATGGCAACCCACAGCATGGAAAAAGCAGACCCAGGCTGTTGCaaacttatttatttatgaagTGTGAGGTAATGAAGAAAGTGCTAAATCCAACCAGTGTTAACTCTAACAGTTCTCAGCAGGtcagcagggagcccagggtGCCATCCTGCAGGACCACCCCTGCCAGCAcccctgggaggggacagaggacTTTGCCACCCACACAGCCCACCGCAGGCTGGGCAGCAGAAGGGCACAGACAGGGAAGGCAGCGCAGCCCAACCTGCCCCCTGCAAGCTTTGCTGGGGATTTTAAGTGGCTGCTGGTGAAGGAGAACTCACGAGGGTGGGAAAAGGGATCACAAGGATGCTCACAAGGATGGGAAAGGGATAAAATCCCCTGTTATTGCAAATGGGTGGTTTGGAGAGCTGCAAGGGGGTGAACGGCCTCTGCGAGGACTCAGCTCAAGGGTCCAGCAGGAACCAGCCCCTTCCTGATCTCCCTAAAGTGCAGCAGGACTGAGCCCTCCCCCACAGCAGGAAatccctctttaaaaaaaaaaaaagtttttatatatttatatatatataaaaaagcaaactctTTACCAATACTTCTCAAAAAGTGGTACAAAAATACAGTATAAAAACACAGCCTCCAGTATAAGACTCGCAGTTACAGCAGCAGTTTCTAGAACATAAAAATCCAGGACCAGCTACTGTGTGAAGTGACAAGGAAGTGAGGTACGGTCCAGCCGAGCAAGGGGATTGCCCACGGGGTGCTGCTCATCCCGGTGAGAGACACATCCTGCCCTCACCATCTCCATGGGATCCATCCAGAGGCGAGCCCCGTGCTGGGCTCTGTGCCTGCTTCCAGGAGCCAAGGCAGACGTGGTTGCTTGGGGTTTTTAGAGCAAGGTGGATGCCCAGGGGCAGCTCCCAGCGATGCTGTCGGTGGCAAATGGCAGAGAGgggtgcaggggctgctggggaggagggataGATTTGAGCTCTTGAATTGGAGCAGTCACTGAGGAAGCTTCACAGAAGGGACAAGGGAAATCTTGCAACACCCGGTGCCAAGAAGCCAACCCCAAGCAGGTGATGGGGTCTCCACTGTGGACCCAttcctgcagccactgccacGTGCTCCAGCCCCCGAGACCAACAGTTCGACAAgcaaccaaaaaataaaaaaatgtgcaaattGAGAAGGAGCTGGGGGGTTGTGGGGACCAGGGCAGGGGGCACGCTGGGTGCTAGTGCCCCTTGAGGTGAGCAATCCGTTTGAGCAGCTGGTTCTGGcgcagctgcagctgccgctTCTCGGCTGCCATCCTCCTCTCAGCACTGATGAGGGACTGCAGGTACTCCGAGGATTTGCTCAGGATCACCACTTTGGGGGTCTTGGGGCAGCTGGCGAGCCCGGGCACCTGGTCCCGCAGGGCCAGGAAGCGCGAGCGCAGGTCGTTGCGCCGCTTGCGCTCCAGGTAGTTGTGGTTTTTCCTCTTGGCCACGTCCTCGCTGTcggagccggggctgctgctgggttttggcAAGCTGGGCTCAGGCAGGACCATGGCAGGGGCCGGCTCCACGGCACCGGGTGGCTCGTCCtcctcctggtcctgctggggtGACTCCAGCAGGGGACAGGAGTCCGGCGGCGAGCGAGCGGCgtagttgtgctgctgctggtggacGGAGATGTGGAAGCGTTTCATGCAGGGGTCCAGGGGGTCGGCACGGAGCGTGATGGTGACCGGCTTCCTCAGGCTGAGCGATTGTCTCTTGTCCACCGTCACCACGTCGATCTCTTCACCTTCTGCTCGCAACCGACACGGCAAAGAAAGAACAAATCCCCGTCAGTTGGGAACCCTCAGTCACCCCTCGTCACCTTTCTGGGTatccccacagctccctggggaTGGAAACTCCACTAAAGCTTGCTCATGCACTGCAAACTCTGTGACCTCCAGAAGGGACTGAGTGATTTAAGTGCCTTTCCAATACCATCACGTGGGAAGGAGTGGAATTCCCTCCCTGTTTCATGCGCCTGGTCCCCCAAAATTGGACGGCGAGGCTTTACTTCTGCCTCACTTCAGCACCAGGAGCAACACGTGCTTATCATAAAGGATCATCAGGCAAGAATCACCCGAGCCCTCCTGCGTGGCGGGGGGGAACTGGAGGAGCAGGATGCTGGGACAGCCTGGTTCCAAAGTTCATCCCGGTCGGGCGCTTTCATGGCCCATTGGAATTGTAAATGAGGGATAGAAGGGCAGAAATACCCTTTGTTCCCCTTGGCTGCAGCTTCCCACCTCGGTGACTTGTTACTTTTCACAAGTGATAAAGCCCATTCAGCCCTGGCTTCCCGGGGACCGAGGGGACAATCCCCCActgtgcagggagggagggagaggtgaAGAGGTCCCTACAGCAGACTCTGAACCTCAAAGGCATCTCAAGCCCATGAACAGAAAGACCTAAATAAAGCATAACTGGCCCCAAAGCACTCTGCCTGTTGCCACCGCAGTTGTCCCATCTCAGCAAAGCCCGGTGGCAGGAAGCTGGCTTTGGGGACAGCGAGGTGACCAGGCTGCAGACACAACCGCGGTCGCTCTCACTTTAGGGGATGGGCCTCCAACTTTTTCCCTAGGCTTTGGGGGAAAATACAGCCACTTGCTAAAGGTCTCCCGAGATGCTCAAACCTCCACCAGCATCGCGGGCAGAGGCCTGGCCCCCGCCCTCCTCTGAGGGGGCCAGTGGTGGGCTCCTGCTAGCGGCTCCAGCTGATACCCCAAACCGTCCAGGCTTTGGGGGCTCAACCCAACCAGCCCGAACCTCTCTGCTACTGGAGCTACCGGGATGGGGGGGCGGAAGGGTCACTCATCGGTGTCACAACCCGCTCGGCCTCAGCCCCGGACACACACGCGCTCATTAATAAAAGTCAGGCCGCGTAGCCCCGCCCCCTGCAGCCTCCCATTGGCTGTCCCGCGGGGCCGGCCTGCTGTCCTGCCACCCCATTGGTCCGCGCTCCTGTCCATCAGCACCGCCCCTCTCATTGTTTGCaatctgttgctttttgttCGGCGCCCACGTGGCGCGGCCGGACCCCTCCGGgacccccgcggccccgggaccCCACCGGGACCCCACCGGCatccccgcggcccccgccagGCCCCCGCATATTTGGGTTAAGCCTCTTAACGCCCGCGACCTGGCTTACCGTCCCCGGGCTACTAATGGCATTAAGCCCCGCGCCGTGACTCACCGGCGCAGGTGGCGGCCACCGGCAGATTTATTAACGGGGTCACGGCACCGCGGCAGCGCTCCCACGGCAGCCGAGTGGGCCCGGCCTCGGTGGGAGCGAGGGAAACAACGCACGGGCCCCGACGGGGCTACGGGGCTTGTGGAGAGCGTTCGCAAATAAGCGCCGAAAATTGGCGTGACATTGGAGAGATGCAGTGGCACCACGCTGCCCTTGGCGGGTGGGTGTCGGAGGTCCCAGCCCGACCCCTGTGTaaacacccacacacacacaccccacgcGGGACAGGCAGACgtgccccggggctgggctgggacgCGCCACAGCCGGTGCGGCTCTTCCAGCCCGTCCTACCGAGCCACCGCCTCGGGGGACACGCCGCTGCTCCCAaacctgctgcccacagagcaTATTTTGCCTTTTGTCCCGAGGGAAGCCCGTCCCGGGTGGGCcgtgggagggagcagggggagcagcCGAATTTACGAGCCGGCGGCAGAGCGCGGTGCAGCGCTCGGAACCCCAAACTTTCCACGGTGAGCTGCAAACTTGCCCTTCGACCTTCCCACGAGGTTTCCGTGGCGCcgggaagagggaaaggggcCACCAGAGTCCCACGCAACAGCCGGAGGGAGCCCCACGCACCCTCCCGAGAGGGGCAGGGGGCTCCCCAGCAGAAACCCCGCTGGAAAGGGGAGCAGCCGAGCCCGCTTTGTTCGTGGGGCCGGGACCGGGGCTCGCTTGGAGTCCCAACAAAGGcgcagcctggctgggaggcTCCCGACACGCACATGTGTGGACACGCGTGTTCCCCACGCCGGGCTCCAGCAAGGCTGGGGGCACCCGGCTGGGCAGCTCTGCGGCGGAGCGGCTCCACCCCTTACCGGAATCGCTCTGGCCCTCGGATCCCGAGGATGCGGGGATCTTGCTCTCGGCCAGCGGGCAAAGGAAGACGGCAGCGGGATCCACGCACTCGCTCACGGAGCTGCTGAACCCAAAATCCTGCGCGAAGGACGGTTTGTGCGGGGTGGCTCTCTGCGTGCCCGTGGAAAGTTTCTCCGTCATCGCCTTCTCCAGTCTCTCCCGCGCTGAAAATCCGCTCCACATGCAATCCTTGAGGATGAAAGCGCTCAGGTTCCCGAAGATCTGCCCCGTCCCTATGAGATACTCCGGCTCTTCCCCGGAGAGGCAATATCGGGAGAGCCATCCCGAGCGCTCCTCCGCCCCCGAGCAGCACCCCTTCTCCCCGGGGACAgccagcggggacagcgggggtgTGGGGACCAGCTCGAACTTCTTCCAGATATCCTCGCTGGGCGCCGTGGAGCGGTGGAAATCCTCCTGGGCG belongs to Corvus hawaiiensis isolate bCorHaw1 chromosome 23, bCorHaw1.pri.cur, whole genome shotgun sequence and includes:
- the MYCL gene encoding protein L-Myc, translated to MEFDSYQHYFYDHDAQEDFHRSTAPSEDIWKKFELVPTPPLSPLAVPGEKGCCSGAEERSGWLSRYCLSGEEPEYLIGTGQIFGNLSAFILKDCMWSGFSARERLEKAMTEKLSTGTQRATPHKPSFAQDFGFSSSVSECVDPAAVFLCPLAESKIPASSGSEGQSDSEGEEIDVVTVDKRQSLSLRKPVTITLRADPLDPCMKRFHISVHQQQHNYAARSPPDSCPLLESPQQDQEEDEPPGAVEPAPAMVLPEPSLPKPSSSPGSDSEDVAKRKNHNYLERKRRNDLRSRFLALRDQVPGLASCPKTPKVVILSKSSEYLQSLISAERRMAAEKRQLQLRQNQLLKRIAHLKGH